Proteins encoded by one window of Macaca fascicularis isolate 582-1 chromosome 10, T2T-MFA8v1.1:
- the SLC35H1 gene encoding solute carrier family 35 member C2 isoform X3, whose protein sequence is MNPTPAEGRRGRGSCWGAGCLNRAGVSALGSVQSFHFPLFMTMLHLAVIFLFSALSRALVQCSSHRARVVLSWADYLRRVAPTALATALDVGLSNWSFLYVTVSLYTMTKSSAVLFILIFSLIFKLEELRAALVLVVLLIAGGLFMFTYKSTQFNVEGFALVLGASFIGGIRWTLTQMLLQKAELGLQNPIDTMFHLQPLMFLGLFPLFAVFEGLHLSTSEKIFRFQDTGLLLRVLGSLFLGGILAFGLGFSEFLLVSRTSSLTLSIAGIFKEVCTLLLAAHLLGDQISLLNWLGFALCLSGISLHVALKALHSRGDGGPKALKGLGSSPDLELLLRSSQREEGDNEEEEYFVAQGQQ, encoded by the exons ATGAACCCCACTCCCGCAGAGGGGCgaagaggaagagggagctgTTGGGGGGCAGGCTGTCTAAACCGAGCCGGGGTGTCTGCTTTGGGCTCCGTACAGAGCTTCCATTTCCCCCTCTTCATGACGATGCTGCACCTGGCCGTGATCTTCCTCTTCTCCGCCCTGTCCAGGGCGCTGGTTCAGTGCTCCAGCCACAGGGCCCGTGTGGTGCTGAGCTGGGCCGACTACCTCAGAAGAGTGGCTCCCACAG CTCTGGCCACGGCGCTTGACGTGGGCTTGTCCAACTGGAGCTTCCTCTATGTCACCGTCTCTCT GTACACAATGACCAAATCCTCAGCTGTCCTCTTCATCTTGATCTTCTCTCTGATCTTCAAGCTGGAGGAGCTG CGCGCGGCACTGGTCCTGGTGGTCCTCCTCATCGCCGGGGGTCTCTTCATGTTCACCTACAAGTCCACACAGTTCAACGTGGAGGGCTTTGCCTTGGTGCTGGGGGCCTCATTCATCGGTGGCATTCGCTGGACCCTCACCCAGATGCTCCTGCAGAAGGCTGAACTTG GCCTCCAGAATCCCATCGACACCATGTTCCACCTGCAGCCACTCATGTTCCTGGGGCTCTTCCCTCTCTTTGCTGTATTTGAAG GTCTCCATTTGTCCACATCTGAGAAAATCTTCCGTTTCCAGGACACAGGGCTGCTCCTGCGGGTACTTGGGAGCCTCTTCCTTGGCGGGATTCTCGCCTTTGGTTTGGGCTTCTCTGAGTTCCTCCTGGTCTCCAGAACCTCCAGCCTCACTCTCTCCATTGCTGGCATTTTTAAG GAAGTCTGCACTTTGCTGTTGGCAGCTCATCTGCTGGGCGATCAGATCAGCCTCCTGAACTGGCTAGGCTTTGCCCTCTGCCTCTCGGGAATATCCCTCCATGTTGCCCTCAAAGCCTTGCATTCCAGAG GTGATGGTGGCCCCAAGGCCTTGAAGGGGCTGGGCTCCAGCCCCGACCTGGAGCTGCTGCTCCGGAGCAGCCAGCGGGAGGAAGGTGACAATGAGGAGGAGGAGTACTTTGTGGCCCAGGGGCAGCAGTGA
- the SLC35H1 gene encoding solute carrier family 35 member C2 isoform X2, with translation MGRWALDVAFVWKAVLTLGLVLLYYCFSIGITFYNKWLTKSFHFPLFMTMLHLAVIFLFSALSRALVQCSSHRARVVLSWADYLRRVAPTALATALDVGLSNWSFLYVTVSLYTMTKSSAVLFILIFSLIFKLEELTPELAATAPHPTSARHWSWWSSSSPGVSSCSPTSPHSSTWRALPWCWGPHSSVAFAGPSPRCSCRRLNLASRIPSTPCSTCSHSCSWGSSLSLLYLKDTGLLLRVLGSLFLGGILAFGLGFSEFLLVSRTSSLTLSIAGIFKEVCTLLLAAHLLGDQISLLNWLGFALCLSGISLHVALKALHSRGDGGPKALKGLGSSPDLELLLRSSQREEGDNEEEEYFVAQGQQ, from the exons ATGGGGAGGTGGGCCCTCGATGTGGCCTTTGTGTGGAAGGCGGTATTGACGCTGGGGCTGGTGCTTCTCTACTACTGCTTCTCCATCGGCATCACCTTCTACAACAAATGGCTGACAAAG AGCTTCCATTTCCCCCTCTTCATGACGATGCTGCACCTGGCCGTGATCTTCCTCTTCTCCGCCCTGTCCAGGGCGCTGGTTCAGTGCTCCAGCCACAGGGCCCGTGTGGTGCTGAGCTGGGCCGACTACCTCAGAAGAGTGGCTCCCACAG CTCTGGCCACGGCGCTTGACGTGGGCTTGTCCAACTGGAGCTTCCTCTATGTCACCGTCTCTCT GTACACAATGACCAAATCCTCAGCTGTCCTCTTCATCTTGATCTTCTCTCTGATCTTCAAGCTGGAGGAGCTG ACCCCCGAGTTAGCTGCCACTGCTCCCCATCCTACCAGCGCGCGGCACTGGTCCTGGTGGTCCTCCTCATCGCCGGGGGTCTCTTCATGTTCACCTACAAGTCCACACAGTTCAACGTGGAGGGCTTTGCCTTGGTGCTGGGGGCCTCATTCATCGGTGGCATTCGCTGGACCCTCACCCAGATGCTCCTGCAGAAGGCTGAACTTG GCCTCCAGAATCCCATCGACACCATGTTCCACCTGCAGCCACTCATGTTCCTGGGGCTCTTCCCTCTCTTTGCTGTATTTGAAG GACACAGGGCTGCTCCTGCGGGTACTTGGGAGCCTCTTCCTTGGCGGGATTCTCGCCTTTGGTTTGGGCTTCTCTGAGTTCCTCCTGGTCTCCAGAACCTCCAGCCTCACTCTCTCCATTGCTGGCATTTTTAAG GAAGTCTGCACTTTGCTGTTGGCAGCTCATCTGCTGGGCGATCAGATCAGCCTCCTGAACTGGCTAGGCTTTGCCCTCTGCCTCTCGGGAATATCCCTCCATGTTGCCCTCAAAGCCTTGCATTCCAGAG GTGATGGTGGCCCCAAGGCCTTGAAGGGGCTGGGCTCCAGCCCCGACCTGGAGCTGCTGCTCCGGAGCAGCCAGCGGGAGGAAGGTGACAATGAGGAGGAGGAGTACTTTGTGGCCCAGGGGCAGCAGTGA
- the SLC35H1 gene encoding solute carrier family 35 member C2 isoform X7: MNPTPAEGRRGRGSCWGAGCLNRAGVSALGSVQSFHFPLFMTMLHLAVIFLFSALSRALVQCSSHRARVVLSWADYLRRVAPTALATALDVGLSNWSFLYVTVSLARHWSWWSSSSPGVSSCSPTSPHSSTWRALPWCWGPHSSVAFAGPSPRCSCRRLNLASRIPSTPCSTCSHSCSWGSSLSLLYLKDTGLLLRVLGSLFLGGILAFGLGFSEFLLVSRTSSLTLSIAGIFKEVCTLLLAAHLLGDQISLLNWLGFALCLSGISLHVALKALHSRGDGGPKALKGLGSSPDLELLLRSSQREEGDNEEEEYFVAQGQQ; encoded by the exons ATGAACCCCACTCCCGCAGAGGGGCgaagaggaagagggagctgTTGGGGGGCAGGCTGTCTAAACCGAGCCGGGGTGTCTGCTTTGGGCTCCGTACAGAGCTTCCATTTCCCCCTCTTCATGACGATGCTGCACCTGGCCGTGATCTTCCTCTTCTCCGCCCTGTCCAGGGCGCTGGTTCAGTGCTCCAGCCACAGGGCCCGTGTGGTGCTGAGCTGGGCCGACTACCTCAGAAGAGTGGCTCCCACAG CTCTGGCCACGGCGCTTGACGTGGGCTTGTCCAACTGGAGCTTCCTCTATGTCACCGTCTCTCT CGCGCGGCACTGGTCCTGGTGGTCCTCCTCATCGCCGGGGGTCTCTTCATGTTCACCTACAAGTCCACACAGTTCAACGTGGAGGGCTTTGCCTTGGTGCTGGGGGCCTCATTCATCGGTGGCATTCGCTGGACCCTCACCCAGATGCTCCTGCAGAAGGCTGAACTTG GCCTCCAGAATCCCATCGACACCATGTTCCACCTGCAGCCACTCATGTTCCTGGGGCTCTTCCCTCTCTTTGCTGTATTTGAAG GACACAGGGCTGCTCCTGCGGGTACTTGGGAGCCTCTTCCTTGGCGGGATTCTCGCCTTTGGTTTGGGCTTCTCTGAGTTCCTCCTGGTCTCCAGAACCTCCAGCCTCACTCTCTCCATTGCTGGCATTTTTAAG GAAGTCTGCACTTTGCTGTTGGCAGCTCATCTGCTGGGCGATCAGATCAGCCTCCTGAACTGGCTAGGCTTTGCCCTCTGCCTCTCGGGAATATCCCTCCATGTTGCCCTCAAAGCCTTGCATTCCAGAG GTGATGGTGGCCCCAAGGCCTTGAAGGGGCTGGGCTCCAGCCCCGACCTGGAGCTGCTGCTCCGGAGCAGCCAGCGGGAGGAAGGTGACAATGAGGAGGAGGAGTACTTTGTGGCCCAGGGGCAGCAGTGA
- the SLC35H1 gene encoding solute carrier family 35 member C2 isoform X13: MGRWALDVAFVWKAVLTLGLVLLYYCFSIGITFYNKWLTKSFHFPLFMTMLHLAVIFLFSALSRALVQCSSHRARVVLSWADYLRRVAPTALATALDVGLSNWSFLYVTVSLYTMTKSSAVLFILIFSLIFKLEELRAALVLVVLLIAGGLFMFTYKSTQFNVEGFALVLGASFIGGIRWTLTQMLLQKAELGLQNPIDTMFHLQPLMFLGLFPLFAVFEGLHLSTSEKIFRFQDTGLLLRVLGSLFLGGILAFGLGFSEFLLVSRTSSLTLSIAGIFKVMVAPRP; the protein is encoded by the exons ATGGGGAGGTGGGCCCTCGATGTGGCCTTTGTGTGGAAGGCGGTATTGACGCTGGGGCTGGTGCTTCTCTACTACTGCTTCTCCATCGGCATCACCTTCTACAACAAATGGCTGACAAAG AGCTTCCATTTCCCCCTCTTCATGACGATGCTGCACCTGGCCGTGATCTTCCTCTTCTCCGCCCTGTCCAGGGCGCTGGTTCAGTGCTCCAGCCACAGGGCCCGTGTGGTGCTGAGCTGGGCCGACTACCTCAGAAGAGTGGCTCCCACAG CTCTGGCCACGGCGCTTGACGTGGGCTTGTCCAACTGGAGCTTCCTCTATGTCACCGTCTCTCT GTACACAATGACCAAATCCTCAGCTGTCCTCTTCATCTTGATCTTCTCTCTGATCTTCAAGCTGGAGGAGCTG CGCGCGGCACTGGTCCTGGTGGTCCTCCTCATCGCCGGGGGTCTCTTCATGTTCACCTACAAGTCCACACAGTTCAACGTGGAGGGCTTTGCCTTGGTGCTGGGGGCCTCATTCATCGGTGGCATTCGCTGGACCCTCACCCAGATGCTCCTGCAGAAGGCTGAACTTG GCCTCCAGAATCCCATCGACACCATGTTCCACCTGCAGCCACTCATGTTCCTGGGGCTCTTCCCTCTCTTTGCTGTATTTGAAG GTCTCCATTTGTCCACATCTGAGAAAATCTTCCGTTTCCAGGACACAGGGCTGCTCCTGCGGGTACTTGGGAGCCTCTTCCTTGGCGGGATTCTCGCCTTTGGTTTGGGCTTCTCTGAGTTCCTCCTGGTCTCCAGAACCTCCAGCCTCACTCTCTCCATTGCTGGCATTTTTAAG GTGATGGTGGCCCCAAGGCCTTGA
- the SLC35H1 gene encoding solute carrier family 35 member C2 isoform X12 has product MGRWALDVAFVWKAVLTLGLVLLYYCFSIGITFYNKWLTKSFHFPLFMTMLHLAVIFLFSALSRALVQCSSHRARVVLSWADYLRRVAPTALATALDVGLSNWSFLYVTVSLYTMTKSSAVLFILIFSLIFKLEELTPELAATAPHPTSARHWSWWSSSSPGVSSCSPTSPHSSTWRALPWCWGPHSSVAFAGPSPRCSCRRLNLASRIPSTPCSTCSHSCSWGSSLSLLYLKVSICPHLRKSSVSRTQGCSCGYLGASSLAGFSPLVWASLSSSWSPEPPASLSPLLAFLR; this is encoded by the exons ATGGGGAGGTGGGCCCTCGATGTGGCCTTTGTGTGGAAGGCGGTATTGACGCTGGGGCTGGTGCTTCTCTACTACTGCTTCTCCATCGGCATCACCTTCTACAACAAATGGCTGACAAAG AGCTTCCATTTCCCCCTCTTCATGACGATGCTGCACCTGGCCGTGATCTTCCTCTTCTCCGCCCTGTCCAGGGCGCTGGTTCAGTGCTCCAGCCACAGGGCCCGTGTGGTGCTGAGCTGGGCCGACTACCTCAGAAGAGTGGCTCCCACAG CTCTGGCCACGGCGCTTGACGTGGGCTTGTCCAACTGGAGCTTCCTCTATGTCACCGTCTCTCT GTACACAATGACCAAATCCTCAGCTGTCCTCTTCATCTTGATCTTCTCTCTGATCTTCAAGCTGGAGGAGCTG ACCCCCGAGTTAGCTGCCACTGCTCCCCATCCTACCAGCGCGCGGCACTGGTCCTGGTGGTCCTCCTCATCGCCGGGGGTCTCTTCATGTTCACCTACAAGTCCACACAGTTCAACGTGGAGGGCTTTGCCTTGGTGCTGGGGGCCTCATTCATCGGTGGCATTCGCTGGACCCTCACCCAGATGCTCCTGCAGAAGGCTGAACTTG GCCTCCAGAATCCCATCGACACCATGTTCCACCTGCAGCCACTCATGTTCCTGGGGCTCTTCCCTCTCTTTGCTGTATTTGAAG GTCTCCATTTGTCCACATCTGAGAAAATCTTCCGTTTCCAGGACACAGGGCTGCTCCTGCGGGTACTTGGGAGCCTCTTCCTTGGCGGGATTCTCGCCTTTGGTTTGGGCTTCTCTGAGTTCCTCCTGGTCTCCAGAACCTCCAGCCTCACTCTCTCCATTGCTGGCATTTTTAAG GTGA